A single region of the Streptococcus sanguinis genome encodes:
- a CDS encoding sugar transferase, producing the protein MFRDRKEFQKAELAFVQLFAVLFTGFLVSPLRETEINQHSILVLAFLHVIAFYASDFCYDILKRGYLEEFIFTVRYSIFYSLAISFASFMMQDSFSISRRGLIYFVIVNAALVYFVNLAFKRYQKTVYPNLKNSKRVFLITTGDSLDKVFERLQESFDIGGRIVAVSLLDDAPFSNPNVKIVPKEKIVSFATREVVDEVFINLPNEEYNIEGFISQFEAMGIDVSVNINVFDFISMGEKRVREVAGLSVVTFSTNFYKYGHVLAKRTLDIIGALVGLFFCGLAALVLVPLIKKDGGPAIFVQERIGKNGRRFKFYKFRSMYTDAEERKKDLLAQNTMVGGMFKVNNDPRITPIGRFIRKTSLDELPQFYNVLIGDMSLVGTRPPTVDEYEQYTPEQKRRLSFKPGITGLWQVSGRSQITDFNEVVRLDVAYIDEWTIWSDIKILLKTFRVVLARDGAK; encoded by the coding sequence ATGTTTAGAGACAGGAAGGAATTTCAAAAGGCAGAACTTGCCTTTGTTCAGCTTTTTGCTGTACTCTTTACGGGATTTTTAGTGAGTCCTTTAAGGGAAACGGAAATCAATCAGCACAGTATTTTAGTGCTTGCATTCTTGCATGTCATTGCTTTTTATGCCAGCGATTTTTGCTATGACATCCTGAAGCGAGGCTATTTAGAAGAGTTTATTTTCACTGTGAGATATAGTATTTTTTATAGTTTGGCAATTAGTTTTGCTTCTTTCATGATGCAAGATAGTTTTTCTATTTCTCGAAGAGGGCTTATTTACTTTGTCATTGTAAATGCAGCGCTAGTCTATTTTGTCAATTTGGCTTTTAAACGTTATCAGAAGACTGTTTATCCAAACTTGAAAAATAGTAAAAGAGTTTTTCTGATTACAACAGGCGATTCTCTGGATAAGGTCTTTGAACGCCTGCAAGAATCATTCGATATAGGGGGCAGGATTGTTGCGGTGTCTTTGCTAGATGATGCTCCGTTTAGCAATCCCAATGTAAAAATCGTTCCTAAAGAAAAAATCGTTTCATTTGCAACGCGTGAAGTAGTGGACGAAGTGTTCATCAACCTGCCAAATGAGGAATATAACATTGAAGGATTTATTTCACAGTTTGAAGCAATGGGAATCGATGTTTCTGTCAATATCAATGTTTTCGATTTTATCTCTATGGGAGAGAAACGGGTTCGAGAAGTTGCAGGCTTGAGTGTGGTCACTTTTTCAACAAACTTTTACAAGTATGGCCATGTGTTAGCAAAACGCACGCTGGATATTATTGGTGCTCTGGTTGGTCTCTTCTTCTGTGGTTTGGCTGCTCTTGTTTTAGTTCCGCTTATCAAGAAGGATGGTGGACCTGCTATCTTTGTCCAGGAGAGAATTGGGAAGAATGGGCGTCGTTTCAAGTTCTATAAGTTCCGGTCTATGTACACTGATGCTGAAGAGCGGAAAAAAGATTTGTTGGCGCAGAATACGATGGTTGGAGGTATGTTTAAGGTCAATAATGACCCACGGATTACGCCTATCGGCCGCTTTATCCGTAAAACCAGCTTAGACGAACTGCCACAGTTTTATAATGTTTTAATTGGGGATATGAGCTTGGTTGGGACACGACCGCCAACTGTGGATGAGTACGAGCAATATACACCAGAGCAAAAACGGCGTCTTAGTTTTAAGCCAGGAATCACAGGTCTTTGGCAGGTTAGCGGCCGTAGTCAAATTACAGACTTTAATGAAGTGGTACGCTTGGATGTTGCTTATATAGATGAATGGACGATTTGGTCAGATATCAAAATTTTGCTAAAGACATTTAGAGTCGTATTGGCTAGAGATGGAGCAAAGTAG
- the cps4B gene encoding capsular polysaccharide biosynthesis protein Cps4B, with protein sequence MIDIHSHIIFDVDDGPKNFEDSKKLLEESYRQGVRTIISTSHRRKGMFETPEETISSNFKMVKELAELVAPDLTVLYGAEIYYTSDVADKLEKGIFPSLAGTRYVLIEFSMATPYKDIHKGLAQILRLGLTPVVAHIERYHCLENDEKKVQELINMGCYTQINSSSVLKPKLLGDSHKFMKKRAQFFLEKDLVHFVASDMHNLSQRPPFMKEAFDIVAKKYGSRRAEALFGGNQALLLKNELI encoded by the coding sequence ATGATTGATATCCATTCTCATATTATCTTTGATGTGGACGATGGTCCTAAGAATTTTGAGGATTCCAAAAAACTGCTGGAAGAAAGCTATCGACAGGGAGTTAGGACTATTATCTCTACTTCTCATCGCAGAAAGGGCATGTTTGAAACGCCTGAAGAGACCATTAGCTCTAACTTTAAAATGGTAAAAGAACTGGCAGAGCTTGTGGCGCCTGACTTGACGGTTCTCTATGGGGCAGAGATTTACTACACCAGTGATGTGGCGGATAAGTTGGAAAAGGGGATTTTCCCTAGTCTAGCTGGCACACGCTATGTGCTGATTGAGTTTAGCATGGCAACTCCTTATAAGGACATCCATAAAGGCTTGGCTCAGATTCTGCGCCTAGGTCTGACACCGGTCGTGGCTCATATTGAGCGCTATCACTGCCTGGAAAATGATGAAAAGAAGGTGCAGGAACTCATTAATATGGGCTGCTATACTCAGATTAACAGCTCCAGTGTTCTAAAGCCTAAGCTGCTTGGAGACTCGCATAAATTTATGAAAAAACGGGCTCAGTTCTTTTTGGAGAAGGACTTGGTCCACTTTGTTGCCAGCGACATGCACAATCTAAGTCAGAGACCGCCCTTTATGAAGGAGGCCTTTGACATCGTCGCTAAAAAATACGGTTCCCGCCGGGCAGAAGCTCTCTTTGGCGGCAACCAAGCATTATTATTGAAAAATGAATTGATTTAG
- a CDS encoding polysaccharide biosynthesis tyrosine autokinase — protein sequence MATLELVRKKRNLVKLTEEYYNALSTNVQLSGANIKMVEISSVTANEGKSTTSVNLAAAFARAGHKTLMIDADIRNSVMSGVFSSQRKVSGLTDYLSGQAALHEVINDTDLDNLDVILSGPVSPNPTGLLQSKQFEALLTDLRVRYDYIIVDTSPIGLVIDAAIIAQKCDASFLVTQAGHIKRKAVMKAKEQLEQTGTPFLGVVLNKYNIDLERYGAYGTYGGYGSYGNYGK from the coding sequence ATGGCAACCTTAGAATTAGTTAGGAAAAAAAGAAACCTTGTCAAACTAACCGAGGAATACTACAACGCTCTGAGCACTAATGTACAGCTGAGCGGCGCCAATATCAAGATGGTCGAAATAAGCTCGGTGACGGCAAATGAAGGAAAGTCTACAACCTCAGTGAATCTCGCGGCCGCCTTTGCCAGAGCTGGTCATAAGACCTTGATGATCGATGCGGATATCCGCAACTCAGTCATGTCCGGTGTGTTTAGCAGTCAGAGAAAAGTATCAGGACTGACGGACTATTTGTCAGGACAGGCTGCCCTGCATGAAGTCATCAACGATACAGATCTGGACAACCTAGATGTGATCTTGTCTGGTCCGGTATCACCTAATCCGACGGGGCTTTTGCAAAGCAAGCAGTTTGAAGCACTTTTGACGGACTTGCGTGTTCGTTATGACTACATCATTGTGGATACTTCACCGATTGGTCTGGTCATTGATGCGGCTATCATCGCTCAGAAATGCGATGCCAGCTTCTTGGTGACACAAGCAGGCCATATCAAACGAAAAGCAGTCATGAAAGCTAAAGAGCAGTTGGAACAAACGGGAACTCCTTTTTTGGGTGTTGTCCTCAATAAATATAACATTGATTTGGAACGCTATGGTGCCTACGGAACTTATGGGGGATACGGCAGCTATGGCAATTATGGGAAATAA
- the nrdG gene encoding anaerobic ribonucleoside-triphosphate reductase activating protein, translated as MNNPKPQEWKSEELSKGRIIDYKAFNFVDGEGVRNSLYVSGCMFHCEGCYNAATWSFNAGIPYTQELEEQIMKDLAEPYVQGLTLLGGEPFLNTGILLPLVKRIRRELPDKDIWSWTGYTWEEMMLETEDKLELLSLIDILVDGRFDLSKKNLMLQFRGSSNQRIIDVQKSLQSGQVVIWENLNDGLQAYEQVDRDKML; from the coding sequence ATGAACAATCCCAAACCTCAAGAATGGAAAAGTGAGGAGCTGAGTAAGGGGCGAATCATTGACTATAAGGCCTTTAACTTTGTGGATGGTGAAGGTGTCCGTAACTCTCTCTATGTCAGTGGCTGTATGTTTCACTGTGAGGGCTGCTATAATGCAGCAACCTGGTCTTTCAACGCTGGCATTCCTTATACCCAAGAGCTGGAGGAGCAGATTATGAAAGACTTGGCGGAACCCTATGTGCAGGGGCTGACCCTCCTAGGCGGCGAGCCTTTTCTCAATACAGGCATTCTCCTGCCCTTGGTCAAGCGGATTCGGAGAGAGCTTCCAGACAAAGATATCTGGTCCTGGACGGGCTACACCTGGGAGGAGATGATGCTGGAAACGGAGGATAAGCTGGAACTGCTGAGTTTGATTGACATTCTAGTGGACGGCCGTTTTGACCTTAGCAAGAAGAATCTTATGCTGCAGTTCCGCGGTTCTTCCAATCAGCGCATCATTGATGTGCAGAAGTCCCTTCAGTCTGGCCAGGTAGTCATCTGGGAGAATCTCAATGATGGCTTGCAGGCCTATGAGCAAGTTGACAGGGATAAGATGCTTTAA
- a CDS encoding Wzz/FepE/Etk N-terminal domain-containing protein: protein MEKQEKQIVEIDILSLLRALWLKKFTIVLGAVLFSLLAFGYSVFIAKKMYQSTTRIYVVSRQNETQAALTNQDLQAGSYLVKDFKEIILSQAVLSQAISELKLQTSPRELTRHITVSVPADTRIVSITVKDDNPEEAARIANAFRNIAAEKIIEVTKVSDVTTLEEATVPAEPSSPNIRRNVILGFLGGSVLMSIFIIAVEILDDRVKKPEDIEEVMGLTLLGVIPDMNRM, encoded by the coding sequence ATGGAAAAACAAGAAAAGCAAATCGTAGAAATCGATATTCTGTCCTTGCTGAGAGCCTTATGGCTGAAGAAATTTACCATCGTATTGGGAGCGGTGCTCTTTTCTTTGCTGGCTTTTGGCTACAGCGTCTTTATTGCTAAGAAAATGTATCAGAGTACCACACGCATCTATGTGGTCAGCCGTCAAAACGAAACGCAGGCAGCTTTGACTAATCAGGACTTGCAGGCAGGGTCTTACCTCGTTAAGGACTTTAAGGAAATCATTCTGTCACAGGCGGTTCTATCACAGGCAATTAGTGAGCTGAAACTGCAAACGTCACCAAGAGAGCTGACGCGTCACATCACAGTTTCCGTTCCGGCGGATACTCGTATCGTTTCGATTACAGTTAAAGATGACAATCCAGAGGAAGCGGCTCGCATTGCCAATGCCTTTCGTAATATCGCTGCTGAGAAAATCATCGAGGTGACAAAAGTTTCTGATGTGACAACTTTGGAAGAAGCAACAGTCCCAGCAGAGCCTTCTTCACCAAATATTCGGCGTAATGTTATCTTAGGATTTTTAGGGGGCAGTGTCCTGATGTCGATCTTTATCATCGCTGTCGAAATCCTGGATGATCGGGTGAAGAAGCCAGAGGACATTGAAGAAGTCATGGGCTTGACGCTGTTGGGCGTTATCCCAGATATGAACAGAATGTAA